DNA sequence from the Liolophura sinensis isolate JHLJ2023 chromosome 1, CUHK_Ljap_v2, whole genome shotgun sequence genome:
TGATTGCCCTTGGTTCCCTGTTCAGACGGTTGACAGGTGCGACCTGGGCAATTGCGGTAAGACAAGAATAACTGCTTTACTGCAAATTACACACCATCAGGCTCATTCACACACCAAAGCCACCTTCACAAAACTAATAAGTCCTATTTATCGTAACGTTTTTAGTAAATTGATGCCTCGGTTATAGCACCTTGTGGACACATAATTATCAGaagagtttttatttatttatttatttggtcttttatgccgtactcaagaatatttcacttatacaatggcgaacagcattatggcgtgaggaaaccgggcagagcccaggggaaacacacaaccatctgctggttgctgacagaccttcccacttaaggctgaagaggaagcgaccgccttggtgaaGGCTCCTTGGTctttacgctgtgctagcacactaaccaactgagccacagaggcttCAAAGAAGAGTTTttattaaaagttgatttatgaAGTTTATCACCTCTGTCTCAATGTTCTCAAATTTTTCTGTGGAAAAGAAGCAATACTTATCAAATCTCCTAAAGCAGACTACAATCACAAAGTTGTCATTTACCTTATTACAATACCAGTAACAAATTTGTTATTCAATGATGTAATACACACGTAAATGTATCTGAGGTATAAAAGTTTGAGGAGACTACATGCATTCCTTCAAATTGTCTATCAAAGCTGACGATTTGCTCAATAAAGCAAGTAAAGTTGACTGAAACAACATTGAgacaacaaaaatatgacaacaacaaagaaaatagGGGAAAAGCTATGGCAATATACTGTGGGGGAGTGTCCATGTATTCAAGGTAACACCCATGGTGAGAACAGGCATTACTGTGCTACAGACAATGTTCACACTGAATCTGCCTGGAGCATAACATAGATGTAGCTTTCAAAAAGACATATGAATAGGTAAATCAACCCTGGATggtgtagaaataaaaaaaaactgcttatAAACTGTGTGTCCCATCAAAATACtaataaatgaaacacaaataagGTCAACTACTTAAAGCTACTGCTCCTTAGTGCCACGACGTATTGCATACAACAACAACCCTAATACACATGGGTCACAAGACATGGCAGGAAGACCCTAAATACACATCAGTCACAAGACATGGCAGGAAGACCCTAAATACACATCAGTCACAAGACATGGCAGGAAGACCCTAAATACACATCAGTCACAAGACATGGCAGGAAGACAAAAACCCATGAATGCATGGGACAATAacagaactaaaaaaaacaagctCTCTGCAATTCAACCTTCAGTCCACAGTAAAACTTGAACTGAAAGAAAGAAGAATGTGGAGCTTGAACTGAAAGCGATAAGGTCCCCAAATCACTGGTGTATTGGTAAGCATGCAGCAATAAAAATACTGCATGATGGTATCTTGTACATAGGCTGGTTAGCTACAAATATAACTCTGGGCAAAGTTGTTCTTAGATACAGTCAGCGCATCTGGAGCACTGTACCACGGACGTGACACTTAATGCGGCTGGTAGAGGACGACTTATAAAAACCACTGAGTTCTCTCGAAGCCTTGAGCTGTGgacaaaacaaatatacatgctgGAGTTATATCACATGTAACTCTCTagtgttatttatgtatttgattgaggCGTAATGCTGTGCCGAAGAACCTTTCACTTATAACATGACAGTGGTTTGAGTGTTGGGAACTTGGAGTTCCACGAGTAAACCAGCGACCTTCGCCAGGTACATTGTAGCTGCATGACAAACCTGCTTGACTAACGTCACATGACAAACCCGCTTGACTATGCTGCATGGTAAACCTGCTTGATTTATGCCACAAGACACACCTGCTTGACTTATGCTGCATGACACACCTGCTTGACTTATGCTGCATGACACACCTGCGTGACTTATGCTGCATGACAACCCTGCTTGACTATGCTGCATGACACACCTGCTTGACTTATGCTGCATGACACATCTGCGTGACTTATGCTGCATGACACACCTGCTTGACTATGCTACATGACACACCTGCTTGACTTATGCTGCATGACACACTTGCTTGATTTATGCTGCATGAAAAACCCGCTTGACTTATGCCACATGACAAACCTGCTTGATTTATGCTGCATGACACACCTGCTTGACTATGCTGCATGACACACCTGCTTGACTATGCTGCATGACACACCTGCTTGACTTATGCTGCATGACACATCTGCGTGACTTATGCTGCATGACACACCTGCTTGACTATGCTGCATGACAAACCTGCTTGACTTATGCTGTATGACACACCTGCTTGACTTATGCCGCATGACAAACCTGCTTGATTTATGCTTCATGACAAACCTGCTTGACTATGCTGCATGACAAACCTGCTTGACTTATGCTGCATGACACACCTGCTTGACTTATGCTGCATGACACACCTGCGTGACTTATGCTGCATGACAAAACTTGTTTGACTTATGCCACATGACAAACCTGTTTGACTTATGCCGCATGACAGCATTTAACTTTATACAAAGACAGTTGCAAAACACAACAtgtttaacacacacacaaaaaaacaagactGAAATTGGATggaccaaaaaaaacaaaatccctCCTGTGTAAACCTTACCGATTGTGCACAATATCGTCTTTGCCTGAAACAAATCAAAGAAACTCATAATTTCTTTATTACACTTACTACTGTTATCATAACTCCTAATGAAGCAATGAAAGAAATCTTTAGAATCTAGGTtgtgttttgaagttttaacCATTATAAATGTAACTTTAGTAAGTACTGTGTACAATACAAGCAATGTGTTCGATCTtgttaaaaaaacatatgacGAGCTACTAGAATCGGGTCCCCTTTTCACTAATGGTCATGAGTTGTACCTTACAGCATATGACCAATTCACAAACTCATACTACCTATGCCCTCTTATGTGCGGGTTGCTAAAGCCTAAAACCTGTTGACTGAAAAACAGTcaaaaagtaaaatgtcattACAATACGGGTGTTTAATTCCTGTCTCTGGCAGGTAACGTTTAAGTTAATATAGCTAttgatttgattactgttttacactgtacacaagaatatttcacttatacgatggcggccagcattatgatgggaggaaacctggtggagcccaggggaacccacgaccatccacaggttacaaGCAGattttcccatgtacagctgtgaAAAAAGCCAGCATTAGTTGGACTGGAACTAACAGTGACcatactggtaagaggctcctgggtccctGCACTGCACGGGCATGCTAACCTCTAGGCCATAGAGGCGCTCTATGACGTTAATGGGTAACTCAATAAAGTGACAAACATTGTAATTCACAATACAACAGTATATCCACAGGTAAGAACAGTTGTACTTACCTCCTCATCTGAAATGCCTTCAAATACATAACACACAAAATGTCGGGCCAGTGAACATGTAGTTTCTCTGTGAATCaagagagagtgagtgagtgcttagtgtttaacatttttcagtctttcaatttttcagtcttatgacaaCAGAGGAATTTTTAGAGTGCATGCATtcgtaatgtgtctccttgttgcatgacagatttccaccactctttcatctagtgctgcttcactgagacgagttaccgaaggcaagaagGCCActggagccattatactgaaacgggtcaaccagtcgttgcactatcctcttcatgctaaATGCCAAGCAAAGAAACTACAACTTCGTGTTTTCGGGTCATagattgacccttgatctacctGAAGCAGACTTTCTACCAACTGAGACATCAGGGCTGGTCAAGGGAGAAACATAAGCTATAAATAAAAGAAGACAGTCCAGCCATCAGGCAATCTTTTCTAAACCTCCACTTTAAATGATTATATTTCAGGGCATCCAAACTGTAACCCCAATCAATGTTCAATGAATTTTGAATGATAAGGTTTCGGTAAAGTTAAAAAACAAAGCGAAGTAGCCAGTACAAGTAACTGACGACCTCAGGAGAGAAAATCCACAAGATAATAGCATACCTTTGCTAAAACTTACCCCGCAATGTATGCAAAATTGAGTAGGTGATCTGTTCGTCTCCCACAGGCAGAGATTTCTGTGTAGGAATGTTTGAACAGGACCTGGAACGTAAATGGTCACACCCATTATACACATAACATGACcatcaaaaacataaaaacatggcATAACCCTATCACCCTTAATATCCGACAGCTTGTATGACTGTGACAATAAGCAGCCATCAATATTTGTGGGAATGTTGTGCAGTCTATAGactttcttccaccaatatggtgtgcacatctgtacatcagttgtgggaaagttcatcagtgactCCCCCAAAGTTCAACAGTAACTTGCccaaagttcatcagtaactccctaaaaattcatcagtaacttgccaaaagttcatcagtaacttgcccaaagtttatcagtaacttgcccaaagttcatcagtaactccccaaaaattcatcagtaacttgccaaaagttcatcagtaacttgcccaaagTTTATCAGCAACTTGCCCaaaattcatcagtaacttgcccaaaattcatcagtaacttgcccaaagtttatcagtaacttgcccaaagTTCATCACTAACTCCCCCAAAGTTCATGAGTACTTGCCCAAagttttcccccgggcactccagttttttCCACCCATGAAATTGAAATCGAATGTACAAGTCATCAAATCTTAGGAAtagtataaaatattataatgatatGAGACTTACACTTGCAAGCCTTAGATGGAGGGACAgaacttttgacattttgatgAAGATTGACAAATTTTACAACCATCATCATAAAGGTAGCATAAAGTGTAGCTTCTTGTCtcttttgttttggttttacgAGTTGTCACTATGGTTTAGTTTCTCTTTACTGGTTTTAAACATTTGtggtttgtgtattttatttgaacTTGGATGTTCTTATTGCATTGAAAACCACTGCCTCCTGGTCTCAGCAGATTCTCACTGCAAATATGGataaaatattgttaatgtggcgttaagccccTAATTCTTTATTCACTCATGTTAGAGTTATCATGAAGAAGACAGGTTTATAAATGATACCTTCTTGTCTTTCCTGGAAGTCACGATCACCTCTGTTTCTGTCAGCTCCACCGTCACGGGCTGAAACCAACACGGTGCTTACATTCACTAAGCCTCCTTCATTAAACAcattaaacacagaacacatagtacaaaaataaattcacatTAATAGATCACGTAAATTCAAACAAATCTGAACTGTTTTCAATATTAAGAGACGTTTTTATGTAAACGAAAAAGGTTATAGTTCCGTAAGGCAATGTCATTAacgagaaaagttatgaaaaactgATGAACGCAGTTTTGTGAAGTGGCCCCTCGTCCTTGTCTACTCTAGCGTACTTCATTCTTTGCTATGCTGCCCACTACACCACAGTCATACAGTGAACCTACCAGTTTATCTCTGCCACTACTTTTGGACACATTAAGTACAGTATCTTCAATGCGGTGTACACGTCCATCCTGTAAAGCAAAAATAACTGTTCATACACCAGCAAACAGAACTGTTCATACACCAGCAAACAGAACTGTTCATACACCAGCAAACAGAACTGTTCATACACCAGCAAACAGAACTGTTCATACACCAGCAAACAGAACTGTTCATACAAACAGAACTGTTCATACACCAGCAAACAGAACTGTTCATACACCAGCAAACAGAACTGTTCATACACCAGCAAACAGAACTGTTCATACACCAGCAAACAGAACTGTTCATACACCAGCAAACAGAACTGTCCATACACCAGCAGACCTGATCATACACCAGCAGACCTGATCATACACCAGCTAACAGACCTGTTCATACACCAGCAAACAGACCTGTTCATATGCCAGCCTGCAATGCCTTCATTTCCCACAATGAAGGTGGTTTGAAACTGGTGATATTGTATATCTGTTTAAAATGTTGATAACATAACTGGTTCAATAAAGATTTCCAGCATGACTTCATTTAAAGCATTAGCATTCTGTAAAAACCAAATGACATGTGTTCTCAAAACTAAcgatgtttaatttttttttcagaatactGAAGTAgagtaaatataaacaaacaattgAGAACCTTAGCTGGACCTCATACTTACCTGGACTGAACCAAGAACAACCGTCTGAGCTATACTTGTATTCAGTTTTCTCCAGACacatatgtttatttgttcatttgattggtgctttaaggtgtactcaaggatattgcACTAATACCATGATtatggaagaaaccaggcagaacccagaataaaacccacaaccaccagCAGGTTActgcctgaccttcccatgtacttaACTACCGGAGAGCTGAGCTTCAACTCAAGGTGATGGCAAAGATGAGAGCCTCACTAACcactcgaccacggaggccctcttaatacacatgtaaacctCATAGCTCGGATATAAATGCGATATCCATGACTCCTGTGACAAAAAATACCTATTAAATACATACAGATGCATGAATAAACTTGAGGTAAATGTTAATcgacatttatatgtatttctaATTTTATTAGAGATATAACGTTTATTTCACTTACCGCTCCCAGTGCCTGCTGACCAATATACTTGGCCTGGTAAACAGCACTGAAAAGCACAGGAAAAAATATCAAGAAAACATTCATATACATCTTAGGTTTAAAACTAAGGTTTAATACAACTGTATAACATAATTATAACAGTTCTACTCATTTCATATGATGCCCAAAATAATGGATACCTGTAAAGTACAAATGTTTAATTCAGTTTATTGATTTCCATGTATAcagatgttatacatgtacagtgcggTTCTGGCGGAGAAGTTTATAAATTCAAGTGAAGAATCAGGGGCGTTCAGAGATTCAGGGAGATCAAAGATTCAGGGAGTTCTGAGATTCAGGGAGTCCTGAGATTCAGGGAGTTCAGAGATTCAGGAAGTTCTGAGATTCAGGGAGTCCTGAGATTCAGGGAGTTCAGAGATTCAGGGAGTTCAGAGATTCAGGGAGTTCTGAGATTCAGGGAGTACTGCATTTCAGGGAGTTCAGAGATTCAGGGAGATCTGAGATTCAGGGAGTTCTGAGATTCAGGGAGTTCTGAGATTCAGGGAGATCAAAGATTCAGGGTGTTCTGATATTCAGGGAGTTCTGATATTCAGGGAGTTCAGGGATTCAGGGAGTTCTGAGATTCAGGGAGTTCTGATATTCAGGGAGTTCTGATATTCAGGGAGTTCTGATATTCAGGGAGTTCAGGGATTCAGGGAGTTCTGAGATTCAGGGAGTTCAGAGATTCAGGGAGTTCTGAGATTCAGGGAGTTCTGATATTCAGGGAGTACTGATATTCAGGGAGTTCTGATATTCAGGGAGTTCACAGATTCAGGGAGTTCTGATATTCAGGGAGTTCTGATATTCAGGGAGTTCACAGATTCAGGGAGTTCTGAGATTCAGAGAGTTCTGAGATTCAGGGAGTTCTGAGATTCAGGGAGTTCTGAGATTCAGGGAGTTCACAGATTCAGAGAGTCCAGAGATTCAGGGAGTTCTGCGATTCAGGGAGATCAAAGATTTAGGGAGTTCTGAGATTCAGGGAGTTCTGAGATTCAGGGAGTTTTGAAATTCAGGGAGTTCTGATATTCAGGGAGTTCTGATATTCAGGGAGTACAGAGATTCAGGGAGTTCTGAGATTCAGGGAGTTCTGCATTTCAGGGAGTTCAGAGATTCAGGGAGATCTGAGATTCAGGGAGTTCTGAGATTCAGGGAGTTCTGAGATTCAGGGAGATCAAAGATTCAGGGTGTTCTGATATTCAGGGAGTTCAGGGATTCAGGGAGTTCAGGGATTCAGGGAGTTCAGAGATTCAGGGAGTTCTGATATTCAGGGAGTACTGATATTCAGGGAGTTCACAGATTCAGGGAGTTCTGAGATTCAGAGAGTTCTGAGATTCAGGGAGTTCTGAGATTCAGGGAGTTCTGAGATTCAGGGAGTTCACAGATTCAGAGAGTCCAGAGATTCAGGGAGTTCTGCGATTCAGGGAGATCAAAGATTTAGGGAGTTCTGAGATTCAGGGAGTTCTGAGATTCAGGGAGTTTTGAAATTCAGGGAGTTCTGATATTCAGGGAGTTCTGATATTCAGGGAGTACAGAGATTCAGGGAGTTCTGAGATTCAGGGAGTTCTGATATTCAGGGAGTTCAGAGATTCAGGGAGTTCAGAGATTCAGGGAGTTCAGACATTCAGGGAGTTCAGAGATTCAGGGAGTTCTGTAATTCAGGGAGTTCTGAGATTCAGGGAGTTCTGAGATTGAGAAAGTTCAGAGACTCAGTTAGTAGACATTTGTGGCAGTCAGAGATTCAGGGGAGATTCAGGAACATGCCAGCTTCAGGGGAGCGAAATATTTGGGGGAGATAACAGATTCAGGGGAGCTTAAGATTAGGGGATTCAATGATTTATGATGGCTTCACATATTCAGGAGAGCTtagaggagaagaaaacttaaaattatgacacAACAGGGATGGAAAAAgctcatttttttctatctggtggtgcctgctgcataattttgccatttttccttgccatgcatgtaaagcctgaaaacggcaaagctggcacaaattgctgagtccatcgcgtcctccatctttaacaccctgtaatttatgctgggggtgtgttgcctctctgCCAATGAGACtggttaaaactgccggcttgttcgtgtaacttatgtccaacattccggtgtcCCGATTGTTAAGCGGAGAGCGAACTGTACCGTTCGCcaccttctgggaagaaaagttccggaaatgtacgaactgcacttctgCGGTTTCcaacagcaattctcctcctaacacagaggacttcaggactagttcttaggccaAATGCAGCCGCCTACAgcagattttggtgctgactttatttataatttatcaacttgaggtacataatagaatttttttatggcatgcacggGTGAgtaaatgcatactcttttcaatggtatttgtttgatatttaagttttcttctcctttaagattCTGGGATACATTCATTTACAATGGCTTCACAGGTTCAAGGGAGATACCAGATTCAGGAAAACTTTGATTTACGATGGGTCCACGGATTCAGGGGAGTTCAGAAATTTAGGACCACAAGTGTGTCACTGTTAGCTCTGTGGATATTCACCACTACTGATGTCAGCTCAGGTCTGATGACTTACCGTCCATCTGGCCCGTGGACCGGAATTTCATCACATTCATCCTCGGGTAGGAGGGCATGAGGTGGAACACGCTCCTCCTCATCTCGCTGAGCCTCTTTTTCATCAGCCATCTTCACCACTTCCTTGAGAGATCTCACGTCCAGATCTGCCTCCCTTAGTAGATTGACAACTGGCTCGTAGTAACAGCCGTATCGGTCCCGACACTGACAGTTGAAAAAATACTTcatcttaaaataaaataaccacagatttttataaaataaagaccAGTGTTTGTTTGATGATCAACTACTGCAGAATAGGCACACAAGATCTCGCAGAAAGATGCGATATGGATCAACTTTTTGTACAAGTATCTGTAAAACAAGATAACATTAAAACAGCTGGTTTGAGACAAAAAACTCAGAGTGTATTACACTGTAACATCATGATAACATAAAAACCGCTGGTttatgagacaaaaaaaaacagaacagtgtAGTACACTGTAACATCAAGATAACATAAAAACCATTAGTTtatgagacaaaaaaaacagagtGTAGTACACTGTAACATCAAGATAACACAAAAACCATTAGTTTATGAGACAAAAAAACAGAGTGTAGTACACTGTAACATCAAGATAACATAAAAACCATTAGTttatgagacaaaaaaaaacagagtgtAGTACACTGTAACATCAAGATAACATAAAAACCATTAGTTTATgagaccaaaaaaaaacagagtgtagtacactgtaaaaatgcTGGTTTATGAGACAAAAAACCCAGAGTGTCTGACATTGTAACATCAAATAAACTCTTACCTTTACAACTCCCATGTATATTGGCCATCCCTGATTCTGCCTTAACAAAGCTTGTAGCTGAGGAAAAAAGAGACAAATCATTAGGTGAACTTCATGCTTACCATCCCTGATTCTGCTTTAACAAAGCTTGTAGCTGGTAAAAAGAGGCAAATCATTAGGTGAACGTCATATCTGCCATCCCTGATTCTGCTTTAACAAAGCTTGTAGCTGGAAAAAGAGAGACAAATCATTAGGTGAACTTCATATTTGCCATCCCTGATTCTGCTTTAACAAAGCTTGTAGCTGGGAAAAAGAGACAAATCATTTGGTGAACTTCATATCTGCCATCCCTGATTCTACTTTAACAAAGCTTGTAGCTGGTGAAAAAAGAGACAAATCATTAGGTGAACTTCATATCTGCCATCCCTGATTCTGCTTTAACAAAGCTTGTAGCTGGGGAAAAAGAGACAAATCATTAGGTGAACTTCATATCTGCCATCCCTGATTCTGCTTTAACAAAGCTTGtagctggaaaaaaaaagagacaaatcATTAGGTGTACTTAATATCTGCCATCCCTGATTCTGTTTTAACAAAGCTTGTAGCTGGGGGGAAAAAAAGAGACAAGTCATTATGTGAAATTCATGCTTACAACTGCAGTTTGATAAACAAGCTAACAACGTTCAGGTGACCGCTGCACCAGTCAACTGCAACAAGAGAAAGCAACAACCATGCATGCTTAGATTTCTACCTATGTATCTACTAAAGTTTATACCTGCCAAAAATACGCactgtaaatcaccaataattTTCATAGAACTTTTTTAATAACTAATTGTTGTGCACTATAAACTGTAGTTCAGACACTTGATTAGATAgtaaaaatcatgtgaaattttacgtcattactgtttcatttttttctttctttttttgtgattAGATGGTGAATGCCATGAAGTTATAGCCGGTTTTATATTGTATTTGCATTCTGCGCTGAGTTCATGTATGAGCACTGTGTCCACTCACTTTTCCTTTCTTCCCCCACTTGAGGCAGTAGCCATACATATCATCAAGTACATCTCCGGACACCACCTTACCCTGGAAGAACAGAACAACACAATTATCATCCAGCACATCTCCGAACACCACCTTACTCTGGTAGAACAGAACAACACAATTATCATCCAGCACATCTCCGGACACCGCCTTACTCTGGTAGAACAGAACAATACAATTGTCATCCAGCACATCTCCGGACACCATCTTATGCTGGTAGTACAGAACAACACAATTATCATCCAGCACATTTTCGGACACCACCTTAGTCTGGTAGAACAGAACAACACAATTACACTTCATCCAAACAGTACCACAATAAAAATAGCTACCACCTTACCCTGAGCAGAAGAACATCATAACTATATATGAGACACCTAAGGCTTTATTGATCTTGTAGAGGTGATCTGAGTAAAAGATAAGATGATATCGAGGTGGCAAAATGTGAGCTTCAGCACTTAcaagtcatattttatgacctttatttacATCTACAACTGTACTTCTTCAGGCAATTTTTCACGgcaaatacagtatacatgatCAAAAAATTTGTCAGTGACACATACGtgtgaggacaaggatcaagagtgatgtgtgacaatgtgtacagacaagacaaagggtcgTAGTCACTGGTATACTGGAGCtacatgtgaggacaaggatcaagagtgatttgtgacagtgtgtacagacaagacaaagggtcgCAGTCGCTGGTACACTGTAGGAACAGgtgaggacaaggatcaagagtgatttgtgacagtgtgtacagacaagacaaagggtcaTAGTCACTGGTATGCTGGAGCTACATGTGAGGACATGGATCAAGAGTgatttgtgacagtgtgtacagacaagacaaagggtcaTAGTCACTGGTAcactgtagctacatgtgaggacaaggatcaagagtgatgtgtgacaatgtgtacagacaagacaaagggtcaTAGTCACTGGTAcactgtagctacatgtgaggacatggatcaagagtgatttgtgacagtgtgtacagacaagacaaagggtcgCAGTCGCTGGTACACTGTAGGTACAGgtgaggacaaggatcaagagtgatgtgtgacagtgtgtacagacaagacaaagggtcaTAGTCACTGGTAcactgtagctacatgtgaggacatggatcaagagtgatttgtgacagtgtgtacagacaagacaaagggtcgCAGTCGCTGGTACACTGTAGGTACAGgtgaggacaaggatcaagagtgatgtgtgacagtgtgtacagacaagacaaagggtcgCAGTCGCTGGTACACTGTAGGTACAGgtgaggacaaggatcaagagtgatgtgtgacaatgtgtacagacaagacaaagggtcaTAGTCACTGGTAcactgtagctacatgtgaggacaaggatcaagagtgatgtgtgacagtgtgta
Encoded proteins:
- the LOC135476560 gene encoding uncharacterized protein LOC135476560; translation: MSVSDPLLKTLKAYILEFRSKKLDVRDGSVKLEGFCETLEKIFRKGLRNPGRWIGNKKDYWSWISSLLNQCPEQRINPTFSLVISATKDCKKTMTLQGQGRLFLRGALVKKVLSVPIDILLKSGDLAESWYEPGNSIIGDEILREILMSLLFEVTEVNFLLNLKNASFLDETWKIPRYRQYEFVPTKDLGIHFQYVKGRAVVLAVEEGSVAEEDGKVVSGDVLDDMYGYCLKWGKKGKLQALLRQNQGWPIYMGVVKCRDRYGCYYEPVVNLLREADLDVRSLKEVVKMADEKEAQRDEEERVPPHALLPEDECDEIPVHGPDGRAVYQAKYIGQQALGADGRVHRIEDTVLNVSKSSGRDKLPVTVELTETEVIVTSRKDKKVLFKHSYTEISACGRRTDHLLNFAYIAGETTCSLARHFVCYVFEGISDEEAKTILCTIAQGFERTQWFL